Within Acidobacteriota bacterium, the genomic segment GACGGAAAACCGGCGTGAGCAGAATTGCATAACGAATCCTCCGATTACGAATTTACTTCTGTGATTGCCTTACTTTCCGCCGCTTGGAACTGTCCGCAATGTAATGTAGCCGAATATGCAAGCGCGGAAAAATTGAAATGTTGTTGTCAACTCAGACGCGATTTTTGGTGCACAGTTTTCAGAAAAACACTTCTCCCTAACCTTTGAGCCGCTTTACCCCAAGAAAAATATGCATATGCGTACATTCATTTGCTCGGATGTATCGTTTTTATGCAAAACGGCCTTGTTCAATTTTGAGGCTCTCTATCTTGCTTAAGCAAATGGTTCTTAGCATCCGCGAAGGTAACTATTGGTTTTTCAGTAAATAAGCTTGTGAGCCTCAACCAGACCCGGTTTCTTGAGCGATTTTTTCTCGAAATCTCTCAAAGGCATATTGTTTGCTGATGTCAAGCCGAAGACTTGAATCCGAACAACCAGTATTTTGAGGGGGAGATTTATGAAAAACGTTAGATCGTTCCATTTGCTGTTCGCCTTGTTCGCTGCCGTGGTGTTGGCCATGTCCGTCGCCGCTCAGCAACAAGAAACTGCAACCAAATCAACCGACCAAGCTGACAACAGTCAGATGAAATCGGCGGAGGTTGCAAAGGTTCCCGCCGGTCAAAAAGAGAAAATCAACGGCGTCATTTTGAAACGTGACGTTGATAACATTCTCGTGCGCGATTACAAAGGAACCGAATACACCGTGAACCTGACGGGAGCCACCAAGATCAGAGAGCGTAAGAGCAATCCTTTCCGGGGTGCGAAGAAATACGAAATTTCTGATTTGTCGCGTGGGTTAGCCGTTGAAATCGAAGGGCGCGGCAATGATGCGGGCGCATTGGTTGCCGACCAGATCAAATTCAGCGAAGCCGAGCTTCGCGTCGCTAGTTCGGTCGTTTCGATGGTCGAACCTGTCGAAGGTCGCGTCACAGGCACCGAAACTCGTTTGACTCAATCCGAGGATAACGCCAAACGCCTTTCCGGTCAGATCGAAGAACTGGCAGCAGTTGCGAACACCGCCAACGGTGGAGCCAAGGCTGCGCAGGAAGCTGCGGATAAAGCGATGGCTGCGGCCAACAATGCCAACGAACGGATCACGGCTACCAGCGAATCGCTGAACAACCGGATTTCTTCGCTCGACAATTACGAAGTCGCCAAAACCATCACCATCAACTTCAAAGTCGGCAGTTCCAAACTTTCGGCGGACGCCAAAGCGGCGTTGGACGAAATTGCCGAACAAGCCAAAGGTGACAAAGGTCAGGTTATCCAGGTGGCAGGTTTTGCTTCTGCCGATGGCAACGAAGCTTTGAACCGTCGCCTGAGCCGTGAACGTGCGGAAGCCGTCATGACTTACCTGATCGAAAACCATGACATTTCGCAACGCCGCATCGTGACGCCGGTCGGTTATGGCGAATCACATGCTGTCGCGGACAATGCCACGCGAGATGGACGCGTTCAAAATCGCCGTGTCGAAGTTGCGATTCTTGTCAACAAAGGTTTGACAGCAGCCCCCACGGCTACTGCCAGCAACAACGAATAATTTGGTGAACCCGCAATCTCTGGAATTTAAGAGATTGTAAAAAACGGGCAGCCTCCAGTGAGATGAGCGGGGCATCATCATCTCAGTGGAGGCTGCCCGTTTTTGTTGCCGTTGACGGTTTCATCCGGCTCGAATTCGTCAGCGAAAATTTCACGATGGCTGGTTATTGCCAGCCATTCCCTGCATGCCGGCCCACACCATTTGATGAAAAACCTCGTCCATTTCCGCAGGCGAAGAAGGCTTGCCTTGATCCAACCACCAGTACATCATCGAAAGCATCGCTCCGGCAAAGGCATGCGCAAGAGCCGTTCGATTGCCTGAAACCCTTGGCGAAGCCGGAAAAAGCTGGTTGAGTCGTTGTTCGATTCCACGGGCGAAATGCTCTTCAGCCAGTTCCATTGCTTCCTGAAAATTTCCGGATGCAACCATCGCATCATAAAACTCGCCCAAATCCGCAACGTGGGCAAACATTTCCCGCACTGGAGCCACGCGATTGGAAAGTTCGCCACTTCTCGTCAGCAGATTGGCCATGTGTCCGAAGAAATCATCCGCATCGCTGAGGAACAAATCGTCTTTGTCGCGAAAGTGCGTGTAAAACGTCGAACGGCTGACGCCTGCCAAATCCAACACATCCTGTACGGTGATCGCATCGAACGGTTTTTCATGCATTAACGTAATCAGCGCGTCACCCAGGGCATCGCGTGTGCGCTGGATGCGGCGATCCGATTTTCGCGCGGAATTCGGGTTTTTATCGGACATACGGCTCCTGTTTGTTCGGTATCTCGGAACGCGCATTGACGGCCATAACTTCGATCCGTAGTTTGCATCGCTGACCGTCAATCACTTGCGAAGTATCGAACACGTGAAAGCGAAACTCCAAATTTCTTGCGAGGAAGAAGATGCAAA encodes:
- a CDS encoding OmpA family protein — encoded protein: MKNVRSFHLLFALFAAVVLAMSVAAQQQETATKSTDQADNSQMKSAEVAKVPAGQKEKINGVILKRDVDNILVRDYKGTEYTVNLTGATKIRERKSNPFRGAKKYEISDLSRGLAVEIEGRGNDAGALVADQIKFSEAELRVASSVVSMVEPVEGRVTGTETRLTQSEDNAKRLSGQIEELAAVANTANGGAKAAQEAADKAMAAANNANERITATSESLNNRISSLDNYEVAKTITINFKVGSSKLSADAKAALDEIAEQAKGDKGQVIQVAGFASADGNEALNRRLSRERAEAVMTYLIENHDISQRRIVTPVGYGESHAVADNATRDGRVQNRRVEVAILVNKGLTAAPTATASNNE
- a CDS encoding TetR/AcrR family transcriptional regulator; this translates as MSDKNPNSARKSDRRIQRTRDALGDALITLMHEKPFDAITVQDVLDLAGVSRSTFYTHFRDKDDLFLSDADDFFGHMANLLTRSGELSNRVAPVREMFAHVADLGEFYDAMVASGNFQEAMELAEEHFARGIEQRLNQLFPASPRVSGNRTALAHAFAGAMLSMMYWWLDQGKPSSPAEMDEVFHQMVWAGMQGMAGNNQPS